The Nitrosospira lacus genome window below encodes:
- a CDS encoding endo alpha-1,4 polygalactosaminidase has protein sequence MLKSEMLLIRFLLLPFIFMTSAVLADTLEHRDIVFYYGSRPPVEDLRHFDQIVIQPSQILPHEKAALLNLDSLIFAYISYGEVARNSEDMPRIKTKWSIGVNPAWNSLVMNMNDPAWHEYLLEHHFGRLWRDGYRAFFLDTVDSYLIVTSEGKQREEQEKGLVALLAEVKRRFPGCKLILNRGFEVLDRAAQYADGMVAESLFHGFDPVTGKHAPTKKENREWLLKQLKRAQDEFNVPVTVLDYVEPGNWTEAEKTARQIVELGFMPWVANGDLTWLGQGRIRLAPRKLLAIINGTPSQQMDHELFKHAAMPLEYLGLALDYWYIDQLPLPIEPLVGRYAGVITWLPEDSRGRYDSICARLKSEVDAGLPVVFMGYLPAGAACRNVVNYLGELQPTTNKLKVAAVDERLNRPGTAPVVGSGTPDIRVRDNHEAWLTLNDGADVFHPVAVGAWGGYALHPHIMSETVSGRHEWLLDPFSFFTAALRLPAQQPVFDLTTENGRRLGIIEVRGDRLFARDEQGVEAIDRLKAWIEKNTAPVTLGVIEAEVNNDEQRGKIRQLAAMPQVRLASHTYSHPFYWGIFEGKTDADQQPYRYGVFMEGYAAEMIRETAGTIEFMQSVAPDSPLLLIWPGDGKPGPAALAAAEKGALPHYGGGGLYWQSGPLSFADLSPALRPTQWGTQVLTPLIGEPLFAQLWYGEALNFGKISDWNRQLNLARRLRASSISFHADAMLHANGSELLDRLADEQRTENVLSVWLDEYAQRGRAFQTASIARDLNGDWLLFGDALRTVRLPVAEMTPQISTDVVGYSDRETSRYIHLARNHAVLQPASDGTSALRLIDASAPLKSWHLNPDGSATFLFEPRGDLMLGIPTSCALKVDGEVLTSRQRNSHSIYVIPEKNASGEFSLAC, from the coding sequence ATGCTTAAAAGCGAAATGCTGCTCATCCGTTTCCTATTGCTGCCGTTCATATTCATGACCTCCGCCGTGTTGGCCGATACCCTGGAACACCGCGACATTGTGTTCTACTACGGAAGCCGTCCACCGGTGGAAGACTTGCGCCATTTCGATCAGATTGTCATTCAACCGAGCCAGATCCTGCCCCACGAGAAAGCAGCGTTGTTAAACCTGGATTCGCTGATATTTGCCTATATATCATACGGCGAAGTTGCGCGTAATAGCGAGGATATGCCGCGCATCAAAACGAAATGGTCGATTGGCGTGAATCCCGCATGGAATAGCCTGGTGATGAACATGAATGATCCCGCCTGGCACGAGTATCTGCTGGAGCATCATTTCGGCCGCCTGTGGCGTGACGGCTACCGCGCGTTTTTCCTCGATACGGTCGATAGCTATCTGATCGTGACGAGTGAAGGCAAACAGCGCGAGGAGCAAGAGAAAGGCCTGGTTGCGCTGCTTGCGGAGGTGAAACGCCGCTTTCCCGGTTGCAAGCTCATTCTCAATCGCGGTTTCGAAGTGTTGGACCGCGCCGCCCAATATGCTGATGGCATGGTCGCGGAATCGCTTTTTCACGGCTTCGATCCGGTTACCGGCAAGCATGCGCCGACCAAGAAAGAAAACAGGGAATGGCTTCTCAAGCAATTGAAGCGCGCGCAAGATGAATTTAATGTGCCCGTTACCGTGCTGGATTATGTCGAGCCGGGTAATTGGACCGAAGCTGAAAAAACGGCACGTCAAATCGTCGAGCTCGGGTTCATGCCATGGGTCGCCAACGGTGATCTCACCTGGCTTGGGCAGGGGCGCATCCGTCTGGCTCCGCGCAAACTGCTGGCCATCATAAACGGCACACCTTCGCAGCAAATGGATCATGAGCTGTTCAAGCATGCTGCGATGCCGCTGGAATATCTGGGGCTGGCGCTTGACTACTGGTATATTGATCAGCTCCCGTTGCCCATCGAACCGCTGGTCGGACGTTATGCCGGTGTTATCACATGGCTGCCAGAAGATAGCCGTGGCCGCTATGACAGCATCTGCGCGCGCTTGAAATCTGAAGTTGATGCGGGTTTGCCGGTGGTGTTCATGGGTTATTTGCCAGCGGGCGCCGCGTGCCGGAACGTGGTCAATTATCTGGGAGAACTGCAGCCCACGACAAACAAGCTCAAGGTGGCTGCCGTCGATGAACGCCTGAACCGGCCAGGCACAGCACCCGTCGTGGGCAGCGGTACACCGGATATCCGGGTTCGCGATAACCATGAAGCGTGGTTGACGTTGAACGACGGAGCCGACGTATTTCATCCGGTTGCCGTTGGCGCGTGGGGAGGATACGCATTGCATCCTCATATCATGAGCGAGACGGTGTCGGGCCGGCATGAATGGCTGCTCGATCCTTTCTCTTTTTTCACGGCTGCGCTGCGCTTGCCGGCACAGCAGCCAGTATTTGATCTGACGACGGAGAATGGCCGTCGGCTGGGAATTATCGAGGTGCGTGGAGACCGTCTGTTCGCCAGGGACGAGCAGGGTGTTGAAGCCATTGATCGGCTGAAGGCATGGATCGAAAAGAACACGGCACCGGTAACATTGGGCGTGATCGAGGCTGAGGTCAACAATGATGAGCAGCGCGGCAAGATCAGGCAATTGGCCGCCATGCCGCAGGTTCGATTGGCGAGCCATACATATAGCCATCCCTTTTACTGGGGAATATTCGAGGGAAAAACCGACGCGGACCAGCAACCTTATCGTTATGGCGTATTTATGGAAGGTTACGCAGCGGAGATGATACGCGAGACAGCGGGAACCATTGAATTCATGCAATCAGTTGCGCCCGATTCTCCTCTGTTGCTTATCTGGCCCGGCGACGGCAAGCCTGGTCCCGCCGCGCTGGCGGCAGCCGAGAAAGGCGCATTACCTCATTATGGTGGAGGCGGCTTGTACTGGCAGAGCGGGCCGCTATCTTTTGCGGATCTTTCCCCGGCGTTACGGCCCACTCAGTGGGGCACGCAAGTGCTGACACCGTTAATTGGCGAGCCGCTGTTTGCTCAACTCTGGTATGGCGAGGCACTGAATTTTGGAAAAATCAGCGATTGGAACCGGCAACTCAATCTCGCCCGCCGCTTGCGTGCCTCGTCCATTTCGTTTCATGCCGATGCGATGTTGCACGCCAACGGATCCGAACTTCTCGATCGGCTCGCGGATGAGCAGCGCACGGAAAATGTGCTGAGTGTGTGGCTCGATGAATACGCCCAGCGTGGGCGGGCCTTTCAGACGGCGAGTATTGCACGCGATCTCAATGGCGACTGGCTGCTTTTCGGAGATGCGCTCAGAACGGTGCGATTACCCGTCGCGGAAATGACACCTCAAATCTCCACCGATGTGGTCGGCTATTCCGACCGGGAAACCAGCCGCTATATTCATCTCGCGCGTAATCATGCCGTCCTCCAACCCGCGAGCGATGGCACTTCGGCCTTGCGGCTGATCGACGCCAGCGCGCCGTTAAAATCATGGCACCTCAATCCAGATGGTTCCGCCACATTTTTATTCGAGCCACGGGGGGATTTGATGCTCGGAATTCCCACGTCCTGCGCGCTGAAGGTGGATGGCGAGGTATTGACCTCCCGGCAACGGAATTCTCATTCCATTTATGTCATACCTGAGAAAAACGCTTCAGGGGAATTCAGTCTTGCGTGTTGA
- the pelG gene encoding exopolysaccharide Pel transporter PelG, with protein sequence MTSIGSEIRKILERNSYWSVLRAYGYAGLVSGGPWVLSILSIMMIGIFAVILDVAQGEVNAFQICVTYLMAGSLIWTGGMQLMFTRFVADQAYASNTAEVLPNLFGVLLVTMAGGFAWAAPFIFWSFEEPFIRELLLLSNFVVLSGLWITLIFLSGMKAYRRIVWTLIKGYSLGIVVALAASSWGLSGLLLGVLIGHGYLLFSFLHHIVREYPGHCLLKFDFLRNRRNFYILFAVGTLYYLAVWVDKFIFWFVPVTSEAIIGPLRASIIYDLPIFLAYLFILPGMAVFLVTMEADFAEQHERFYRAVREGDTLMHIEYRRDQMVYAARQGIYEIFKVQGLTVVLCLLWGRELLHAVGISPLYIHLFYIDVVAVSVQVLLMAILNVLFYLDARREVLLITACFFITNLIFTFTTLHLGAETFGYGFAASVTLSAFLSLFILSRKFNRLEYETFMLQN encoded by the coding sequence ATGACGAGCATAGGTTCCGAAATTCGCAAAATCCTGGAGCGCAACAGCTACTGGTCGGTATTGCGTGCCTATGGCTATGCGGGTCTCGTCAGCGGAGGCCCCTGGGTGCTTTCCATCCTGAGCATCATGATGATCGGTATTTTTGCCGTCATCCTGGATGTGGCGCAGGGTGAAGTCAACGCCTTCCAGATCTGCGTGACTTATCTCATGGCAGGTTCGTTAATCTGGACCGGCGGCATGCAATTGATGTTCACGCGCTTTGTCGCGGATCAGGCTTATGCAAGTAACACGGCCGAGGTATTGCCGAACCTGTTTGGGGTACTGCTGGTCACGATGGCCGGTGGTTTCGCGTGGGCCGCACCCTTTATTTTCTGGTCTTTCGAAGAGCCGTTTATTCGGGAGTTATTGCTGCTAAGCAATTTTGTGGTACTGAGCGGGCTGTGGATCACGCTGATCTTTTTATCGGGAATGAAGGCCTATCGGCGTATTGTCTGGACCTTGATAAAAGGTTATTCCCTTGGCATTGTCGTGGCGCTTGCGGCCTCTTCATGGGGGCTTAGCGGCTTATTACTGGGCGTGCTGATCGGCCATGGCTACCTGTTGTTTTCGTTTTTGCACCATATCGTGCGTGAATACCCGGGTCACTGCCTGCTCAAGTTTGATTTTCTCCGTAATCGCCGCAATTTCTATATCCTGTTTGCCGTCGGCACACTTTATTATCTGGCGGTTTGGGTCGATAAATTCATCTTCTGGTTTGTGCCGGTTACCTCCGAGGCGATTATCGGACCACTGCGGGCATCCATTATTTACGATCTTCCCATTTTCCTGGCCTATCTGTTCATTCTGCCGGGCATGGCGGTATTTCTGGTCACCATGGAAGCCGATTTTGCGGAGCAGCATGAGCGTTTTTACCGTGCCGTCCGGGAGGGGGACACGCTTATGCATATCGAGTACCGGCGCGATCAGATGGTGTATGCCGCGCGGCAGGGCATCTACGAGATTTTCAAGGTGCAGGGATTAACGGTGGTGCTGTGCCTGTTATGGGGCAGGGAGCTGTTGCACGCGGTGGGCATCTCGCCGCTCTATATACATTTGTTCTATATCGACGTCGTCGCAGTCAGCGTGCAGGTATTGCTGATGGCGATACTCAACGTACTTTTCTATCTCGACGCGCGCAGGGAAGTGCTGCTCATTACGGCATGCTTTTTCATCACGAACCTGATATTCACCTTCACTACATTGCATCTGGGTGCGGAAACGTTCGGGTATGGCTTTGCCGCCTCGGTAACGCTGTCCGCCTTTCTCAGCCTGTTTATCCTGTCACGCAAATTCAATCGGCTGGAGTATGAAACATTCATGTTGCAGAACTAG
- a CDS encoding glutathione S-transferase family protein, which yields MGLLVNGKWVDEWYDTATTGGSFVRTTAQFRNWITSDGHAGTSGMGGFTAEAGRYHLYVSLACPWAHRTLIFRVLKGLKDTIGVSVVNPYMGDHGWTFEQAPDVVADPVQQAQYLYEIYLRAAADYTGRVTVPVLWDLQRDTIVSNESSEIIRMLNQAFDGIGAAEGDYAPAALLPQIDEINARIYDTINNGVYRAGFATQQQVYENAAAALFEFLDELEQRLSRQRYLLGDRITEADWRLFTTLLRFDAVYHGHFKCNLRRLVDYPNLWGLTRELYQWPGIAATVNMRHIKEHYYRSHPTINPNGIVPVGPILDFSQPHGRDGLQGSNPIS from the coding sequence ATGGGATTACTGGTCAATGGCAAGTGGGTCGATGAGTGGTACGATACCGCGACGACGGGTGGCAGTTTTGTCCGCACCACTGCACAATTCCGCAACTGGATCACTTCCGACGGGCACGCCGGAACGAGCGGCATGGGGGGATTTACCGCTGAAGCGGGGCGCTATCACCTGTATGTATCACTGGCCTGCCCCTGGGCGCACCGCACGTTGATTTTTCGTGTGCTGAAAGGGCTGAAGGACACGATTGGAGTATCAGTGGTCAATCCCTATATGGGTGATCATGGCTGGACGTTTGAACAGGCGCCGGACGTGGTGGCAGACCCCGTACAACAGGCTCAATATCTCTATGAAATCTATCTGCGCGCCGCTGCCGATTATACGGGCAGGGTGACCGTTCCGGTGCTGTGGGATTTGCAGCGCGATACGATTGTCAGCAATGAATCGAGCGAGATTATCCGCATGCTGAATCAGGCCTTTGATGGCATAGGCGCGGCGGAAGGGGATTATGCGCCCGCGGCCCTGTTGCCGCAGATCGATGAAATCAACGCGCGTATCTATGACACCATCAACAATGGGGTGTACAGGGCGGGCTTTGCCACCCAGCAGCAAGTCTATGAGAATGCTGCGGCGGCGTTGTTCGAGTTCCTGGATGAGCTTGAGCAGCGTCTTTCACGGCAGCGCTATCTGCTGGGTGACCGTATTACCGAAGCCGACTGGCGGTTATTCACAACCTTGCTTCGTTTTGACGCGGTTTACCATGGTCACTTCAAGTGCAATCTCCGGCGGCTGGTGGACTACCCGAACCTCTGGGGTTTGACCCGTGAGCTGTATCAATGGCCTGGCATCGCCGCGACGGTGAATATGCGGCACATCAAGGAGCACTACTACCGCAGCCACCCCACTATAAATCCTAATGGCATTGTGCCCGTGGGCCCAATTCTCGATTTCAGCCAGCCTCACGGACGCGATGGATTGCAGGGTTCCAATCCGATCTCATGA
- a CDS encoding tetratricopeptide repeat protein, giving the protein MSYLRKTLQGNSVLRVEAQRESLLNAPALMFMSAVLLIVFWVLFPRQPAFRDPSNLSAKDALSVAYLRVLVQSDPDNAPLRLSLVQVLTEAGMTDEAAHAIDPLTRAPASGLSYEIRLAELKLALQQLYRQPPKDVEEALRARIAALIPALLHIARNDKELDQVITLAEQFAEPSVLAETFEQLLVILNESDDRKSAWLASAAKQRIAANQPRLAAQDLFKAFSLERTAKKKMAIAKSSLRAYLQAGIDKEALKAARQMLGSLKEKGEGDAGLFLLAADIAEPLADREQALAWLEEASYLSPGEWTITERIVRLQVSLGLLKESLARMEQLKISLVAGSERQRLIARIYDWNAQPDEALPLWLSFARARADNEAETRAFALAQAKPDHKALVQLLEAVMVRRKLTGTEAEAYVTAGLATEQPAHVEQQLRGHAERFNNPVETLKALAQVLRLQGKTRAALAVYQEMPTEQVGQQRMELARLYEEAGDAQRSFELLRDFNSPDPAYAEAYWLLLASVSTQLGQDAYAEKAYEKALILRPKDAEILENLQRLAIRHRDDKKSERLAHYGWDRLQRIEDLQRLMHFSWKRSNWKELEHWLSLAEAMPAAATAQAPDYWYFQSMRKMGNGERDAARDALRQLLRLRGPDPEVAEAMIWLLLSDKTVDNPSLDALVQPYRNQSGGQSAVNPPLAEALAAAEHTLGKSTQAAEWYLRSLTTRPRDFLWTLTLADNMEWAGCPANANHVRLNTLKMFALRHSNETEVRYPARLADYFLGLRDQRAQPGNPDELKRWQSTKERWGLTKPMDNARHFALTRQRERLGLPAWTAFADAVRSNNQQVVSAQLAEVSNRLQRKPGEPGDENTLPLSMDDIDRANRWLAGEAAPNQSVLNDELDICRQTLTRIRELQAASIPAQERTKP; this is encoded by the coding sequence ATGTCATACCTGAGAAAAACGCTTCAGGGGAATTCAGTCTTGCGTGTTGAAGCCCAGCGGGAATCCCTACTGAATGCGCCCGCATTGATGTTCATGAGTGCGGTGCTTTTAATCGTTTTCTGGGTATTATTCCCCCGCCAGCCGGCATTCAGGGATCCATCCAATTTGTCGGCAAAGGACGCCTTGTCGGTAGCCTATCTTCGCGTTCTGGTCCAGTCCGATCCGGACAATGCTCCGTTGCGCCTGTCATTGGTACAGGTATTGACGGAGGCCGGCATGACGGATGAGGCGGCGCACGCCATTGATCCGCTGACGCGCGCCCCCGCATCCGGCCTGAGCTACGAAATCCGTCTGGCAGAGCTCAAGCTGGCCTTGCAGCAGCTCTACAGACAGCCTCCGAAAGATGTCGAAGAAGCGCTGCGTGCCCGCATTGCCGCGCTTATTCCCGCACTGCTGCACATTGCCCGCAATGACAAGGAACTGGATCAGGTGATCACATTGGCAGAGCAGTTTGCCGAGCCTTCGGTGCTCGCCGAAACCTTCGAACAGCTGCTTGTCATATTGAATGAGAGTGATGATAGAAAATCAGCCTGGCTGGCCTCCGCGGCGAAACAGCGTATCGCGGCAAATCAGCCCCGATTGGCTGCACAAGATCTGTTCAAGGCCTTTTCGCTTGAACGAACGGCGAAGAAGAAGATGGCTATCGCGAAATCCAGTTTGCGCGCTTATCTTCAGGCAGGCATCGATAAGGAGGCTTTGAAGGCAGCGAGGCAGATGCTGGGCAGCCTTAAGGAGAAAGGCGAGGGGGATGCCGGGCTTTTTCTGCTTGCCGCCGATATCGCCGAGCCGCTTGCCGATCGCGAACAGGCATTGGCGTGGCTGGAAGAAGCGAGTTATTTATCGCCTGGTGAGTGGACGATCACCGAGCGTATCGTGCGGTTACAGGTGTCACTGGGTCTGTTGAAAGAAAGTCTTGCACGCATGGAACAATTGAAAATCTCCCTGGTCGCGGGGAGTGAGCGTCAGCGGTTGATTGCGCGTATCTATGACTGGAATGCCCAGCCCGATGAGGCCCTGCCATTATGGTTGTCTTTTGCGCGCGCGCGCGCCGACAATGAAGCGGAGACACGTGCTTTTGCGCTGGCCCAGGCGAAACCGGATCATAAAGCCCTGGTGCAACTGCTTGAGGCCGTCATGGTGCGCCGCAAGTTGACCGGCACCGAAGCCGAGGCTTATGTCACCGCCGGTCTTGCCACTGAGCAACCCGCTCATGTGGAGCAGCAATTGCGCGGCCACGCCGAACGTTTCAATAATCCCGTGGAAACGCTGAAAGCGCTCGCGCAGGTGCTGCGCCTTCAAGGTAAAACCCGCGCGGCACTCGCCGTGTATCAGGAAATGCCGACTGAGCAAGTGGGGCAGCAGAGAATGGAGCTGGCCCGGCTATATGAAGAAGCAGGCGACGCGCAGAGAAGCTTTGAATTACTTCGCGATTTCAATTCACCCGACCCCGCTTATGCGGAAGCATACTGGTTATTGCTGGCCAGCGTTTCCACGCAACTGGGTCAGGATGCCTATGCGGAAAAAGCCTATGAGAAGGCGCTGATTCTTCGTCCCAAAGATGCGGAGATACTCGAAAATCTGCAACGGTTGGCGATACGTCACCGCGATGATAAAAAAAGCGAGCGTCTTGCACATTATGGCTGGGATCGCTTGCAGCGCATCGAAGATTTGCAACGCCTCATGCATTTTTCGTGGAAACGAAGCAATTGGAAAGAACTCGAGCATTGGCTATCGCTGGCGGAAGCGATGCCTGCGGCAGCGACAGCGCAGGCACCCGACTACTGGTATTTCCAGTCGATGCGCAAAATGGGTAATGGGGAACGGGACGCGGCTCGCGATGCATTACGCCAGCTCCTGCGTCTGCGAGGTCCCGATCCGGAAGTTGCCGAGGCAATGATCTGGCTGTTGCTGTCGGACAAAACGGTCGACAATCCATCGCTTGACGCACTCGTTCAACCCTATCGTAATCAATCGGGTGGTCAATCAGCCGTAAATCCGCCTCTGGCGGAAGCGCTGGCGGCGGCGGAGCATACGCTTGGCAAGTCCACGCAGGCGGCGGAGTGGTATCTGCGATCGCTGACAACCCGCCCCAGGGATTTCTTATGGACACTGACACTGGCCGATAATATGGAGTGGGCAGGGTGCCCCGCAAATGCCAACCATGTCCGGCTCAACACGCTGAAAATGTTTGCTTTACGGCATTCCAATGAAACTGAAGTGCGGTACCCCGCACGTCTGGCGGACTATTTCCTGGGATTGAGAGATCAACGGGCCCAGCCCGGCAATCCAGATGAATTAAAGAGATGGCAATCGACAAAGGAGCGCTGGGGTTTGACAAAACCCATGGATAACGCCCGCCACTTTGCGCTGACGCGTCAACGCGAGCGTCTTGGGCTGCCCGCCTGGACAGCGTTTGCTGATGCGGTAAGAAGCAATAACCAACAAGTTGTATCAGCACAATTGGCGGAGGTTTCCAATCGCTTGCAGCGCAAGCCGGGCGAGCCCGGAGACGAGAACACGTTGCCGTTGTCCATGGATGATATTGACCGGGCTAACCGATGGCTGGCGGGAGAAGCGGCCCCGAATCAAAGTGTTTTAAATGATGAGTTGGATATTTGCCGCCAAACCTTGACGAGAATTCGCGAGTTACAGGCTGCATCCATACCGGCTCAGGAGCGGACAAAGCCATGA
- a CDS encoding GNAT family N-acetyltransferase has protein sequence MALIIRTATERDAETVGELTERAYRADGFPISDEYAARLRDATTRINKATVLVAEMDDRIVATVTLATHENPLTEIAKPDELEVRMLAVAPEERRQGVAETLMSAAMKHAQNLGLKALVLSTEPPMSSARRLYEKLGFTRQPDRDWPVGDYDLLVYRRDVKPS, from the coding sequence ATGGCGCTGATTATACGAACCGCAACTGAAAGGGATGCGGAAACGGTGGGTGAATTGACCGAAAGAGCATACCGGGCGGACGGGTTCCCGATCAGCGATGAATACGCTGCACGGCTTCGCGATGCAACCACGAGAATAAATAAGGCCACCGTACTGGTTGCGGAAATGGATGACCGCATCGTTGCCACGGTAACCCTCGCAACCCATGAAAACCCATTGACGGAGATCGCCAAACCCGACGAGCTTGAAGTACGGATGCTGGCGGTCGCCCCCGAAGAACGGCGGCAAGGCGTGGCCGAAACGCTTATGTCCGCTGCCATGAAGCACGCACAAAATCTGGGATTGAAAGCCCTCGTTCTGTCAACCGAGCCACCCATGTCCAGTGCCCGCAGACTCTACGAAAAGCTGGGCTTTACCCGACAACCGGATCGTGACTGGCCGGTGGGAGATTATGACCTGCTCGTGTATCGTCGCGATGTAAAGCCATCATGA
- the pelF gene encoding GT4 family glycosyltransferase PelF, producing the protein MVGHMNNGGGTGTEQQGRTARTGETVADIALLLEGTYPYVRGGVSAWVHQIISGLPEIRFAVIFIGGDQKMYGPPQYQFPPNVTHVETHYLLHPDKSLKARARKGNRRAFSEMGELHAHMRQSTQLSNVTMAKAFAGLGSAEGVSEEDFLYSEASWDYITQQYRERCTEPSFVDYFWAIRAMHAPLFILAGIAAKLPPVRVVHAISTGYAGLLGAMIRLRRGIPFVLTEHGIYTKERKIDLAQATWIHDHSDDVCNTLHDEMGYIRGLWIKFYEQIGRMAYAQASPIVSLYEGNRLRQIADGAAPERTRVITNGINLRRYQAALEKRPDGIPPVLGLIGRVVPIKDIKTFIRTMRMLVNERSDALGWIVGPEDEDPSYVNECKELVTSLGLKEHVKFLGFQNVAEILPQLGLMVLTSISEALPLVLLEAFASGVPCLATDVGSCRELIEGSGEEDRALGTAGSVVFIADPEGAAKAALELLNNTARWRAAQQAGLERVKRYYDDKLMFSSYRNLYVQALDAAEPSLPITVSA; encoded by the coding sequence ATGGTGGGGCACATGAATAATGGCGGCGGCACAGGGACTGAACAACAGGGGCGGACAGCGCGGACGGGCGAGACGGTGGCCGATATCGCCTTGTTGCTCGAAGGCACTTATCCCTATGTCCGGGGGGGCGTATCCGCCTGGGTGCACCAGATTATCAGCGGCTTGCCGGAAATCCGTTTTGCCGTCATCTTTATCGGCGGCGACCAGAAAATGTATGGCCCGCCGCAGTATCAATTTCCGCCAAACGTAACACATGTCGAAACGCACTATTTGCTGCACCCTGACAAATCTCTTAAAGCACGCGCGCGCAAGGGCAATCGCCGGGCATTTTCGGAAATGGGGGAATTGCATGCGCACATGCGGCAATCCACTCAATTGTCAAACGTGACAATGGCAAAGGCATTCGCAGGGCTGGGTTCCGCGGAAGGTGTCAGCGAGGAAGATTTTCTATATAGCGAGGCTTCGTGGGACTACATTACACAACAGTACCGGGAGCGTTGCACGGAACCTTCATTCGTCGACTATTTCTGGGCCATACGCGCCATGCACGCGCCCCTGTTCATCCTGGCGGGTATCGCGGCCAAATTGCCGCCTGTCCGGGTTGTACACGCCATTTCGACCGGCTATGCCGGGTTGCTGGGCGCGATGATTCGTCTGCGGCGCGGTATTCCGTTTGTGCTGACCGAGCATGGCATCTATACCAAAGAGCGAAAAATCGATCTGGCCCAGGCAACATGGATTCATGATCACAGCGATGATGTATGCAACACCCTGCATGATGAAATGGGGTATATCCGTGGCCTCTGGATCAAATTCTACGAGCAGATCGGTCGCATGGCCTATGCGCAGGCATCGCCCATCGTGAGTTTGTATGAAGGCAACCGCTTGAGACAGATTGCGGATGGCGCGGCGCCGGAAAGAACGCGCGTCATCACCAACGGCATCAATCTGCGAAGATATCAGGCTGCGCTCGAGAAACGTCCGGACGGTATTCCGCCGGTCCTGGGATTGATCGGGCGCGTGGTGCCCATCAAGGACATCAAAACATTTATCCGAACCATGCGGATGCTGGTTAATGAGCGATCCGACGCGCTCGGCTGGATTGTTGGTCCGGAAGATGAGGATCCGTCGTATGTGAATGAGTGCAAGGAACTGGTTACCAGCCTCGGTTTGAAGGAACATGTCAAATTCCTGGGTTTCCAGAACGTGGCGGAAATTCTTCCGCAACTGGGTTTGATGGTATTGACTTCGATCAGCGAAGCACTGCCTTTGGTGTTGCTGGAGGCATTTGCCAGCGGCGTGCCTTGCCTGGCGACGGATGTGGGCTCGTGCCGCGAGCTTATCGAGGGCAGCGGCGAGGAAGACCGCGCGCTCGGCACGGCGGGGAGCGTGGTTTTCATCGCGGATCCGGAAGGGGCGGCAAAAGCCGCGCTCGAGTTGCTCAATAATACTGCGCGTTGGCGCGCGGCGCAACAGGCAGGACTTGAGCGCGTGAAGCGTTACTATGACGACAAGCTGATGTTTTCCTCCTATCGAAACCTGTATGTGCAGGCACTTGATGCCGCTGAGCCGTCTTTACCCATCACCGTGTCGGCCTGA